A stretch of the Teretinema zuelzerae genome encodes the following:
- the lepA gene encoding translation elongation factor 4 — MTDPQLIRNFCIVAHIDHGKSTLADRLIEKAKVVDERFYHAQMTDNMDIERERGITIKSQAVTIPYVAADGKRYLLNFVDTPGHVDFTYEVSRAIASCEGALLLVDAAQGVESQTLSNMYLALEHNLEILPVINKIDLPAADIPGTLKQIEHDLGLDPDLAVPVSAKQGTGIDELFEAIVAKIPAPTGSAEDPLSALIFDSHYDPYRGVIIHIRVFTGTIRPGETILFMNSKTEYKVEETGIFILKLVPSKELAAGDVGYIIAGIKTIEDVRVGDTITDADDPIAGPLPGFKEVKPVVFSSIYPMDTNEYDELREALEKLKLNDASLTWEKDSSIALGHGFRCGFLGLLHLEVVQERLEREFDQAVIFTAPSVAYKIHLRTGEEMMCDNPASYPDEGKIESSEEPYIRASIITPSQYLGNIMSLCVEKRGIQTNMQYLDQKRVEIVYEMPLAEVLFDFYDRLKSVSRGYASFDYDVIGFKPTDLCKIDILINSKPVDALSQLSFRGNAYDKARHVCEQLREEITRQQFKIAIQGAIGSQVIARETVNALRKDVLAKCYGGDISRKRKLLEKQKEGKKRMKMVGDVELPQSAFLAVLKTKDN, encoded by the coding sequence ATGACTGATCCCCAGCTTATTCGCAACTTTTGCATCGTAGCCCACATTGATCATGGAAAATCGACCCTCGCGGATCGCCTTATTGAAAAAGCGAAGGTCGTAGACGAACGGTTTTATCATGCCCAGATGACCGATAATATGGACATCGAGCGGGAGCGGGGCATCACGATAAAAAGCCAGGCGGTGACGATTCCGTATGTCGCCGCGGACGGGAAACGCTACCTTCTTAATTTCGTCGATACTCCGGGCCATGTGGACTTTACCTACGAGGTTTCGCGGGCTATCGCGTCCTGCGAGGGCGCTCTTCTTCTCGTCGACGCCGCTCAGGGAGTCGAGTCCCAAACCCTGTCCAACATGTATCTCGCCCTCGAACACAATCTGGAAATACTGCCCGTTATAAATAAAATCGATCTTCCCGCCGCCGACATTCCGGGAACCCTGAAACAGATCGAACACGATCTCGGCCTTGATCCGGATCTCGCCGTTCCTGTGTCGGCGAAACAGGGAACCGGAATCGACGAGCTGTTTGAAGCCATCGTCGCGAAAATACCCGCGCCTACAGGCAGCGCGGAAGATCCGCTGAGCGCCCTTATTTTCGACAGCCACTACGATCCCTACCGCGGCGTAATCATCCACATCCGCGTATTCACCGGAACGATCCGCCCGGGAGAGACTATTCTGTTCATGAACTCGAAAACAGAATACAAGGTCGAGGAAACCGGAATTTTCATTCTCAAGCTCGTTCCTTCCAAGGAGCTCGCGGCTGGGGACGTAGGATACATCATCGCCGGAATCAAGACGATCGAGGACGTGCGAGTCGGAGACACAATAACAGACGCCGACGATCCGATTGCCGGCCCTCTGCCCGGCTTCAAGGAAGTCAAGCCGGTTGTCTTTTCGTCGATTTATCCCATGGATACGAACGAATACGACGAGCTTCGCGAAGCGCTTGAAAAACTCAAGCTCAACGACGCGAGCCTCACCTGGGAGAAGGATTCTTCGATAGCTCTCGGCCACGGATTCCGCTGCGGATTTCTGGGCCTTCTCCATCTCGAAGTCGTTCAGGAACGCCTTGAACGGGAGTTCGATCAGGCCGTCATTTTCACAGCGCCCTCCGTTGCCTATAAGATTCATTTGCGAACCGGCGAGGAAATGATGTGCGACAATCCGGCTTCCTATCCCGACGAGGGAAAAATCGAGAGCTCTGAAGAACCGTATATCCGCGCCTCCATTATTACGCCGAGCCAGTATCTCGGCAATATCATGAGCCTCTGCGTCGAAAAACGGGGCATTCAGACGAACATGCAGTATCTCGATCAAAAGCGCGTGGAAATCGTCTATGAAATGCCGTTGGCGGAAGTTCTCTTCGATTTCTACGACCGGCTGAAAAGCGTGAGCAGGGGCTATGCTTCCTTCGATTACGACGTGATCGGCTTTAAACCGACTGATCTGTGCAAGATAGACATTCTGATTAACAGCAAGCCGGTAGACGCCCTGTCCCAGCTTTCTTTCAGGGGGAACGCCTACGACAAGGCCCGCCATGTCTGCGAACAGCTGCGGGAGGAAATCACCCGCCAGCAGTTCAAGATCGCGATCCAGGGCGCGATCGGCAGCCAGGTTATCGCAAGGGAAACGGTTAACGCGTTGCGCAAGGATGTTCTTGCGAAGTGCTACGGCGGCGATATCTCACGAAAGAGAAAGCTGCTCGAGAAGCAGAAAGAAGGAAAGAAGCGGATGAAGATGGTCGGCGACGTAGAGCTGCCTCAGTCCGCCTTCCTCGCTGTATTGAAAACCAAAGACAACTGA
- a CDS encoding S1C family serine protease yields the protein MNKHFPARMRSGVLIAAVSVLLQSCLSTPEKPYYVSYADDRAIQYEIEKTRKVLSDHPVEALARARALVDNSSGYSDVESLYSEASRKVRSELDLAVESGRWSDAIRYYRSLAALGMKSDAWTESQLINGRNQSWKNEGNRTLSELDAPLASTPEDDAPSSEVVSRMIKGTVTVWVDQGLKIESGVGYANRVIGSAFYIDQRGYLITNYHVISSEVDPSYEGYSRLYVKTPQDPDLRIPARVIGWDPVLDLALLKVEIEPPAIFSLGSSAGLKTGHRIYAIGSPAGLEQTLTSGIVSALNRRLLSLGSVLQIDAPINQGNSGGPIVDEAGLVQAVVFAGIETYEGLNFAIPVEYLRVILPVLYEGGKVSHSWFGVYGKSIALPGTSAPGGVSVVYSVPGSPAEIAGIPQGAVVTALNGQPVKNLEELQYALIRERPGTIVRVTGIPALTGELEQEYRDWFVMVDKRPERPGSLIFERDIENRALLPIMGLDLERVGNSKKYMVRSVVRGSVADESGFSEQDVVEIRNLDVQHKDGYVALQLYTKRRKSGYLDAFIGLSASLDSPSYF from the coding sequence ATGAATAAGCATTTTCCGGCGCGGATGCGCTCCGGCGTATTGATAGCTGCCGTTTCCGTCCTTCTGCAATCATGCCTCTCGACGCCCGAAAAACCGTATTATGTAAGCTATGCCGACGACAGGGCGATTCAGTACGAGATCGAGAAGACGAGAAAGGTTCTCTCCGATCATCCGGTCGAGGCTCTCGCCCGCGCCCGCGCCCTTGTCGATAATTCCTCCGGCTATTCCGACGTCGAGTCGCTGTATTCCGAAGCATCTCGCAAGGTCCGCTCCGAACTCGATCTTGCTGTGGAGTCGGGCCGCTGGAGCGACGCAATCCGCTATTACCGCTCGCTTGCCGCTTTGGGAATGAAGAGCGACGCGTGGACCGAAAGCCAGCTTATTAATGGAAGAAACCAGTCCTGGAAAAACGAGGGAAACCGCACCTTGTCCGAGCTCGACGCTCCTCTTGCGTCTACTCCAGAGGACGACGCGCCTTCATCTGAAGTCGTGTCCCGCATGATCAAGGGCACCGTAACCGTATGGGTCGATCAGGGCTTGAAAATCGAGAGCGGGGTAGGGTACGCGAACCGCGTCATCGGATCGGCCTTCTATATCGATCAGCGGGGATATTTGATTACCAATTACCATGTAATTTCCAGCGAGGTCGATCCCTCCTATGAGGGATATTCCAGGCTGTACGTTAAAACCCCGCAGGATCCCGATCTTCGCATACCCGCTCGGGTAATCGGATGGGACCCGGTTCTCGACCTCGCATTGTTGAAGGTCGAGATCGAGCCTCCCGCCATATTCAGCCTCGGCTCGTCCGCGGGACTGAAGACGGGCCATCGCATATACGCAATCGGCTCGCCTGCCGGCCTCGAGCAGACGCTCACCTCCGGCATCGTTTCGGCCCTGAATCGCCGGCTCCTGTCTCTGGGAAGCGTGCTTCAGATAGACGCGCCGATAAATCAGGGCAATTCCGGAGGGCCCATCGTCGACGAAGCCGGCCTCGTGCAGGCAGTCGTATTCGCCGGAATAGAAACCTATGAAGGTCTTAATTTCGCCATTCCCGTCGAATACCTGCGGGTGATCCTCCCGGTTCTCTACGAGGGCGGCAAAGTCTCGCATTCATGGTTCGGAGTCTACGGAAAGAGCATCGCGCTTCCGGGGACATCCGCGCCCGGCGGGGTTAGCGTCGTGTATTCGGTTCCGGGTTCACCGGCGGAAATCGCCGGCATCCCGCAGGGAGCGGTCGTCACCGCCTTGAACGGACAACCGGTCAAAAACCTGGAGGAGCTCCAGTACGCGCTTATCCGCGAACGCCCGGGCACTATCGTTCGGGTTACCGGCATTCCGGCGCTCACCGGCGAACTTGAACAGGAATACCGCGATTGGTTCGTCATGGTGGATAAACGCCCCGAACGGCCGGGCTCGCTCATATTCGAGCGCGATATCGAAAACCGGGCTCTTCTGCCGATAATGGGGCTGGACCTTGAGCGCGTCGGAAACTCGAAAAAGTACATGGTTCGTTCCGTTGTGCGCGGAAGCGTCGCCGACGAATCGGGCTTTTCCGAGCAGGACGTCGTTGAAATTCGCAATCTGGACGTTCAGCATAAAGACGGATACGTCGCTCTCCAGCTGTACACCAAACGGCGGAAAAGCGGCTATCTGGACGCCTTCATCGGCCTTTCCGCGTCTCTGGACAGTCCATCTTATTTCTAA
- a CDS encoding tetratricopeptide repeat protein, with protein MTTKGAAECFCNRGRFFSAAVFLAACVAGLHSQSPAEPSAQPVIAAVRTDFPSRPLSPTAVNFLEKAVEALSRSDYASASLHAAMGSSYERALADFPYIEALSLIAMDSPRADVIARLEAALSEGMVWRAYDPVEARTLCARFYAETLRYSDAFSLLSLVSDRSSADADYVKAFALYGSGRIPEARESVSAALERWPFDSRFPALFMTRERVLSPTPDAAALASKIVDRLYLWENQNRELYLLAVPFLHDPEARERYIRIYRGMGRTDRLEHDPNPLSAVDALEYGLISSEEALDELSSLSSSGIPLDLLERYARLQGSPSAVARFKTMMKGYDGTILQDVNGDGIIDARISYRLGLPQTISVDQNQDGAADYELECDGGLPVRASFAGGRGDAVWDRYPRLRSVAVSGREYMLKPLSLSWAPVRSYSPSFVDSLFPFVIYRPESSSSVPTETALVAHSAFFTQTDPSRPGGITRVSLQNGVPLTSESREGSLVYSWTAYEKGYPVRTMTDRDGDGYFETHAFSDPATGISRIEIDSNANRVMEYREEADSAGNTSIFWDSDEDGLSEISWKKKTDGSETLAFVHPENGDPVVVSLADGKPRSVRRGERIVPVLRDPAADLWWLGSIPSDARNLSGSIMKSLNPAGSSVVTTIVLKDGRVCVVLRSGGNTYVEISDE; from the coding sequence GTGACGACAAAAGGCGCAGCTGAATGCTTCTGCAATAGAGGGCGTTTTTTTTCCGCCGCCGTTTTCCTCGCAGCCTGTGTTGCGGGGTTGCACTCTCAGTCTCCTGCCGAACCGTCCGCTCAGCCGGTTATCGCCGCGGTTCGTACGGATTTTCCCTCGCGCCCGTTGTCTCCGACCGCGGTCAACTTTCTTGAAAAAGCCGTCGAGGCCCTATCCCGTTCCGATTACGCTTCCGCTTCTCTTCACGCGGCGATGGGCTCGTCGTACGAGCGCGCGCTCGCCGATTTTCCCTACATAGAAGCGCTTTCCCTCATCGCCATGGATTCTCCCCGCGCCGATGTCATCGCGCGTCTGGAAGCCGCTCTCTCCGAGGGCATGGTCTGGCGAGCCTACGATCCGGTTGAAGCCCGAACGCTTTGCGCCCGGTTCTACGCGGAAACCCTCCGCTACTCCGACGCCTTTTCGCTCTTGTCTCTCGTCTCCGATCGGTCATCCGCGGACGCCGATTACGTGAAAGCCTTCGCCCTCTACGGCTCGGGGAGAATCCCGGAAGCCCGCGAGTCTGTATCCGCCGCCCTGGAGCGCTGGCCCTTCGACTCGCGCTTTCCCGCTCTTTTTATGACGCGGGAACGCGTTCTTTCGCCGACTCCCGATGCGGCTGCCCTGGCCTCGAAAATCGTGGACCGCCTCTATCTTTGGGAAAATCAGAATCGCGAGCTGTATCTGCTTGCGGTTCCATTTCTGCATGATCCGGAGGCGCGCGAGCGGTACATCAGAATCTATCGGGGAATGGGAAGGACCGACCGCCTCGAACATGATCCGAATCCCCTCTCCGCGGTCGACGCGCTTGAATACGGACTCATTTCCTCCGAGGAGGCTCTCGACGAATTGTCGTCCTTGAGCTCTTCCGGAATTCCCCTTGATTTGCTCGAGCGGTATGCGCGCCTGCAGGGATCTCCCTCCGCCGTCGCCCGCTTCAAGACGATGATGAAGGGTTATGATGGAACGATTCTTCAGGACGTCAACGGAGACGGCATAATCGATGCGCGGATCTCCTACCGTCTGGGTCTTCCCCAAACGATCAGCGTCGATCAAAACCAGGACGGCGCGGCAGATTACGAGCTTGAGTGCGACGGAGGTTTGCCAGTTCGCGCCTCGTTCGCGGGAGGAAGGGGAGATGCTGTCTGGGATAGATATCCCCGCCTACGTTCGGTAGCCGTTTCCGGCAGGGAATATATGCTCAAGCCTCTTTCCCTTTCCTGGGCGCCCGTCCGTTCGTACTCGCCGTCCTTCGTCGATTCGCTCTTTCCGTTCGTCATCTACCGTCCGGAATCCTCGTCGTCAGTGCCGACTGAAACAGCCCTTGTCGCGCATTCAGCCTTTTTTACGCAAACCGATCCGTCCCGTCCCGGCGGTATAACCCGCGTTTCGCTGCAGAACGGCGTGCCCCTTACTTCGGAATCCCGCGAGGGAAGCCTCGTGTATTCATGGACCGCCTATGAAAAGGGCTATCCCGTCCGCACTATGACCGACCGCGACGGCGACGGCTATTTCGAGACTCATGCGTTCTCCGATCCCGCGACCGGAATATCGCGGATCGAGATCGATTCGAACGCGAACAGGGTGATGGAATATCGCGAGGAAGCCGATTCTGCGGGAAATACGTCGATATTCTGGGACTCGGACGAGGACGGATTATCGGAAATTTCCTGGAAGAAAAAAACAGACGGAAGCGAAACCCTTGCCTTCGTTCATCCTGAAAACGGCGATCCCGTCGTTGTCAGCCTCGCCGACGGAAAGCCCCGTTCTGTACGCAGGGGCGAAAGAATAGTTCCGGTGCTCCGCGATCCCGCCGCGGATCTGTGGTGGCTCGGTTCCATTCCTTCCGATGCGCGGAATCTTTCGGGCTCTATTATGAAATCCCTTAACCCTGCCGGCTCTTCAGTTGTTACTACGATTGTCCTGAAGGACGGCCGCGTATGCGTCGTGCTCCGTTCAGGCGGGAATACCTATGTGGAGATCTCCGATGAATAA
- the ftsH gene encoding ATP-dependent zinc metalloprotease FtsH, which yields MALKDSDNRGGGSESPAGGRFALIIFIVAVASFLLFLFTGIGRETGREISYSEFISRVQKDQVESVKIVDGSRIQGVLREVRNSEGLFVTSIPYDDPALLSLLEEHKVRVAGGKTPVSLWFYALQLGPSILLIVFLVMMMRQNQGQGNKAFQFGKSRAHRYEGSKKIAFADVAGQEEAKHELQEVVQFLRDPQKFVKMGARIPKGVLLVGMPGTGKTMLARAVAGEAGVAYFNISGSDFVEMFVGVGASRVRDLFEQGRKNAPCIIFIDELDAVGRTRGAGYGGGHDEREQTLNQMLVEMDGFETKDGVIILAATNRPDVLDPALLRPGRFDRQVVVAMPDIREREAILRIHASKIPLSPEVDLQRFARATPGMSGADLANLVNEAALFAARKDKETVDSADFEEARDKLLMGVARRSMVMPERDRRMTAVHESGHALLHYHLEFADPLHKVTIIPRGQALGVAISLPENDSYSRAKGWILDRIAICYGGYVAETLVYGETTTGTRSDLQQATELARRMVCEYGMSSALGAVAWGQEEEPIFIGKEIARHREFSEDTAKQIDSEVRKILDETRKRAEDILSGHRDQLDALSEELLRKETLDDAEIRAMLGFGPASGGVAGK from the coding sequence ATGGCACTAAAAGATTCTGATAATCGCGGCGGCGGAAGCGAATCCCCCGCCGGCGGACGCTTCGCTCTGATTATTTTCATCGTCGCCGTCGCCTCCTTTCTTCTGTTCCTCTTTACCGGCATCGGCCGCGAGACCGGCCGCGAAATATCGTACTCCGAGTTTATTTCCCGCGTGCAGAAGGATCAGGTCGAATCCGTCAAAATAGTCGACGGGTCGCGGATACAGGGAGTGCTGCGCGAAGTCCGCAACAGCGAAGGACTCTTCGTCACCTCTATTCCCTACGACGATCCGGCTCTCCTCAGCTTGCTCGAAGAGCACAAGGTACGCGTTGCCGGCGGAAAAACGCCGGTATCGCTCTGGTTCTACGCGCTCCAGCTCGGACCGTCGATTCTCCTCATCGTATTTCTCGTCATGATGATGCGCCAGAATCAGGGTCAGGGAAACAAGGCCTTTCAATTCGGAAAAAGCCGGGCTCATCGGTACGAGGGTTCCAAGAAGATCGCCTTCGCCGACGTTGCCGGCCAGGAAGAAGCGAAGCATGAACTGCAGGAAGTGGTGCAGTTTCTCCGCGATCCCCAGAAATTCGTGAAGATGGGCGCCCGCATACCCAAGGGCGTTCTTCTGGTCGGCATGCCGGGAACCGGAAAAACCATGCTTGCGCGCGCAGTCGCCGGCGAGGCGGGCGTCGCGTATTTCAATATTTCCGGAAGCGATTTCGTCGAAATGTTCGTCGGAGTCGGCGCGAGCCGCGTGCGCGATCTGTTCGAACAGGGACGCAAGAACGCGCCCTGCATCATTTTCATCGACGAGCTCGACGCCGTAGGCCGCACGCGTGGGGCCGGATACGGCGGCGGCCACGACGAGCGCGAACAAACCCTTAATCAAATGCTGGTCGAGATGGACGGCTTCGAAACCAAGGACGGCGTCATTATTCTCGCGGCGACGAACCGCCCCGACGTGCTTGATCCGGCTCTTTTGCGTCCCGGCCGCTTCGACCGCCAGGTCGTGGTCGCGATGCCCGACATCCGCGAACGCGAGGCGATCCTGCGCATACACGCTTCGAAAATACCGCTGTCCCCCGAAGTCGACCTTCAACGCTTCGCGCGGGCGACACCCGGAATGAGCGGAGCCGATCTTGCGAACCTGGTGAACGAAGCCGCTTTGTTCGCCGCCCGCAAGGATAAGGAAACAGTCGATTCAGCGGATTTCGAGGAAGCTCGCGACAAGCTTCTGATGGGCGTGGCGCGCCGCTCGATGGTGATGCCCGAGCGCGACCGGCGCATGACCGCTGTCCATGAATCCGGACACGCCCTGCTGCATTATCACCTCGAATTCGCCGATCCCCTGCATAAGGTTACGATTATTCCCCGAGGCCAGGCCCTCGGCGTCGCCATCTCCCTTCCGGAAAACGATTCCTATTCGCGCGCGAAGGGATGGATTCTCGACCGCATCGCGATCTGCTACGGCGGCTACGTCGCCGAAACCCTCGTGTACGGGGAAACTACGACCGGAACCCGCTCAGATCTTCAGCAGGCGACCGAGCTTGCCCGCCGCATGGTGTGCGAATACGGCATGTCTTCCGCCCTCGGAGCCGTCGCCTGGGGCCAGGAGGAGGAACCGATTTTCATCGGAAAGGAAATAGCCCGGCATCGGGAATTTTCCGAGGACACCGCCAAGCAGATCGACTCGGAAGTGAGAAAAATACTGGATGAAACCCGGAAACGGGCCGAAGATATATTATCCGGTCATCGGGACCAGCTAGACGCGCTTTCCGAGGAGCTCCTTCGGAAAGAAACTCTCGACGACGCGGAAATTCGCGCGATGCTCGGCTTCGGTCCTGCATCCGGAGGGGTTGCCGGCAAGTGA
- the tilS gene encoding tRNA lysidine(34) synthetase TilS: MSKSGHMQGVQEKAVEESLSRFLQYTGLPSLAGVLFIVAISGGADSVFLLMILHSLRSRFGYLLEAVTVDHRLRPESESGGDLRFVVELCASLSPPVPCRTEILAEGAVFSCAALRGKGIEDAARHLRYEAFQRCLESRPQSWVLTAHTASDQLETVLMRFLQGGSRAGIQTIRGRFFRPLLHLERSDIESWLRRENIRWREDSTNADISYRRNHIRSRLMPFLDSEFPGWRTGVQTGLLHAELDESFFSATEYPEWKIEVSGLTCSPDRFYALHPARRLRFLKAGLALLQTSHRVPAKLLMSIAASPRPEAHSSVRISGSSLRFISDRSGVFFGSDIVHNTKRGYPVLVSGPCECELPHGLVAIVPEGSGARIGSLDCVFPLPLTIRSRKPGDVVVRADGKRKVLKKIYTDWAVPMHLRDSIPVIEAGGAVRAVWGSPYGFPDLITTH, translated from the coding sequence ATGAGCAAGAGCGGGCATATGCAGGGCGTACAGGAAAAAGCAGTCGAGGAATCTCTATCGCGGTTTCTGCAATATACGGGTTTGCCGTCGTTAGCGGGCGTTCTCTTCATCGTGGCGATATCCGGCGGAGCCGATTCGGTTTTTTTGCTGATGATCCTCCATTCGTTGCGGAGCCGCTTCGGGTATCTTCTGGAAGCCGTCACCGTCGATCATCGGCTGCGTCCGGAAAGCGAAAGCGGCGGCGACCTCCGCTTTGTCGTGGAGCTTTGCGCGTCCCTCAGTCCCCCCGTTCCCTGTCGAACTGAAATTCTCGCTGAGGGAGCGGTTTTCTCCTGCGCTGCCTTGCGCGGCAAGGGCATCGAGGACGCCGCCCGGCATCTGCGGTACGAGGCTTTCCAGCGGTGCCTGGAATCCCGCCCGCAATCATGGGTTCTCACCGCCCATACAGCCTCGGACCAGCTGGAAACGGTCCTCATGAGATTTCTGCAGGGCGGCTCGCGCGCCGGCATACAGACCATCCGCGGCCGCTTTTTTCGTCCCCTGCTGCATCTAGAGCGTTCCGACATCGAGTCCTGGCTGAGGCGCGAAAACATCCGGTGGCGGGAAGACTCCACGAACGCGGACATTTCCTACAGGCGGAATCACATACGTTCTCGGCTGATGCCCTTTCTCGACTCCGAGTTTCCCGGATGGCGCACCGGCGTGCAAACGGGCCTCCTTCATGCCGAGCTGGACGAATCCTTTTTTTCCGCGACAGAATATCCTGAGTGGAAAATTGAAGTATCAGGACTTACGTGTTCCCCCGATCGTTTTTATGCCCTTCATCCGGCCCGGCGTCTGCGTTTCCTGAAAGCGGGCCTCGCTTTGCTGCAAACCTCTCACCGGGTTCCTGCGAAACTCTTGATGTCCATCGCCGCTTCTCCCCGCCCCGAAGCGCATTCTTCAGTACGGATTTCAGGATCCAGCCTGCGTTTCATATCCGATCGGAGCGGGGTTTTCTTCGGTTCCGATATTGTACACAATACCAAAAGAGGCTATCCTGTGCTGGTATCCGGTCCGTGCGAATGCGAGCTGCCGCACGGCCTAGTCGCGATCGTTCCTGAAGGATCGGGTGCGAGAATCGGCTCTCTCGACTGTGTTTTCCCCCTTCCGCTGACCATCCGTTCCCGCAAGCCGGGAGATGTCGTCGTAAGGGCCGACGGAAAGCGGAAAGTTTTGAAAAAGATATATACTGACTGGGCCGTCCCGATGCACTTGCGGGATTCGATTCCGGTCATCGAAGCGGGCGGCGCCGTCCGCGCTGTCTGGGGATCTCCGTACGGCTTCCCCGACTTGATAACAACTCACTGA
- a CDS encoding 50S ribosomal protein L25, producing MNEKKLSARTRTKMGKGPAKALRQEGRLPAVMYNGEGKSTMVDIDALEFSKLFATITESTIIDVSLDGAKDVLAFVKDVQYDIIKDQVKHVDLYVVEAGKILRTKIQVKLSGAPVGVRQGGVLEHGTKEIEVECLPRNLPEKAIVDVSNLELNHSLHVKDIVLPEGVKILSDKEKTIATIRMAK from the coding sequence ATGAACGAAAAGAAATTGTCCGCGCGAACCCGCACCAAAATGGGAAAGGGACCCGCCAAGGCTCTGAGGCAGGAAGGAAGGCTTCCCGCCGTCATGTATAACGGCGAAGGCAAGTCCACCATGGTGGATATCGATGCTTTGGAATTCTCCAAGCTTTTCGCCACCATTACCGAGAGTACCATCATCGATGTAAGCCTCGACGGCGCCAAGGATGTCCTGGCCTTCGTCAAGGATGTCCAGTACGATATCATCAAGGATCAGGTCAAGCACGTCGATCTCTACGTAGTCGAAGCCGGCAAGATTCTCCGCACCAAGATCCAGGTCAAGCTTTCCGGCGCTCCCGTCGGCGTCCGCCAGGGCGGCGTTCTCGAACACGGAACGAAGGAAATCGAAGTCGAATGTCTTCCGAGAAACCTTCCCGAGAAGGCTATCGTCGATGTTTCAAACCTCGAGCTGAATCATTCCCTCCATGTGAAGGACATTGTTCTTCCCGAAGGCGTGAAGATCCTTTCCGACAAGGAAAAAACCATCGCCACCATCCGCATGGCGAAGTAA
- the spoVG gene encoding septation regulator SpoVG has product MDITDIRIRKVATEGKLKAYVTVTFDNCFVIHNVKIIEGKTGMFIAMPSRKIRTGEYKDVAHPICPDFRTRLQDKVLAEFEAGNIEETVAADPADL; this is encoded by the coding sequence ATGGACATAACCGATATTCGTATCCGAAAGGTCGCAACGGAAGGCAAACTCAAAGCGTACGTTACCGTTACATTCGATAATTGCTTCGTGATTCACAACGTTAAAATCATCGAAGGGAAAACGGGGATGTTCATCGCCATGCCCAGCCGCAAGATCCGGACCGGAGAATATAAGGATGTCGCGCATCCCATTTGCCCCGATTTCAGAACCCGGCTTCAGGATAAGGTGTTAGCGGAATTCGAAGCAGGGAATATCGAGGAAACCGTAGCCGCCGACCCGGCCGACTTGTAA
- the ispE gene encoding 4-(cytidine 5'-diphospho)-2-C-methyl-D-erythritol kinase, whose translation MSIQQIDIFAPAKLNLHLRVLAPRADGFHGIESIFQSISLSDKLRVSLTDVQGSCDFACRGMELPPDNTVTRAVRYFREATGFTAGVRVDLEKRIPSGAGLGGGSSDAASVLIALDSLAGTGLSQASLAEIGSRVGSDVPFFIYGGAAVVTGRGELISPIRSRTDLFGVLIWPGVHSSTPEGYRLVDEWSSAGRAELSSVPPLSELPSRYAGSPASWGFLNSFTAPLEERYPVIREARELLLSAGAAVADMSGSGSSVYGLFNDARVARDAWTTASCRFEKSFQFLLLASGRMQ comes from the coding sequence GTGAGTATACAGCAAATCGACATATTCGCTCCGGCGAAACTGAATCTTCATCTGCGGGTTCTTGCCCCGAGGGCCGACGGTTTTCATGGAATTGAAAGCATCTTTCAATCAATTTCGCTTTCAGACAAGCTTCGCGTCTCTCTGACGGACGTACAGGGTTCCTGCGATTTTGCTTGCCGGGGAATGGAACTGCCTCCCGACAACACCGTAACCCGGGCAGTCCGTTATTTCCGGGAGGCGACCGGTTTCACCGCCGGAGTCCGGGTTGATCTGGAAAAACGAATTCCTTCGGGAGCCGGCCTCGGCGGCGGTTCCTCCGACGCCGCTTCGGTATTGATCGCCCTCGACTCGCTTGCCGGAACCGGTTTGAGTCAGGCCTCTCTCGCGGAAATCGGTTCCCGGGTAGGAAGCGACGTTCCCTTCTTCATCTACGGAGGCGCGGCAGTGGTTACCGGACGCGGCGAGCTGATCAGCCCTATCAGATCCAGAACCGATTTGTTCGGCGTGTTGATCTGGCCGGGAGTTCACAGCTCTACTCCGGAGGGCTATCGTCTGGTGGACGAGTGGAGTTCTGCCGGCAGGGCAGAACTGTCTTCGGTTCCTCCTCTCTCCGAGCTTCCCTCCCGCTACGCGGGGAGTCCTGCGTCATGGGGTTTTTTAAATAGTTTTACCGCGCCTCTGGAGGAACGCTACCCGGTCATTCGCGAAGCCCGGGAGCTTCTTCTTTCCGCCGGTGCTGCCGTTGCCGACATGAGCGGGTCGGGATCATCGGTGTACGGGCTTTTTAACGACGCCCGGGTGGCTCGCGATGCATGGACGACGGCCTCCTGCCGTTTCGAAAAAAGCTTTCAATTTCTTTTGCTTGCGTCCGGCCGAATGCAGTAG